A segment of the Chaetodon trifascialis isolate fChaTrf1 chromosome 2, fChaTrf1.hap1, whole genome shotgun sequence genome:
CTGCCACTACGTGTGGTCCATCCGGAAAGGATCCTTCACAGTTAAAGCGTCAGTatcaaaaactttttttttctctctaagAGACACTGTGAGCGTACATGGCAGGTCAAGGGGAGGATTTTGATACATGTTGGCCATTATTGTAAATCCAAGCACACCTGTGCTGTTGTGTTAATAGTGAACAAGCCCAACAGGAACAGGCCTTGGGGCCCAAGCAGTCAGGCCCCTAGGCCTGAGCCTTCGTCTGCAGTAACTgttaatattaatataatattcacaTTTGTCTCATATACCATCCCTCGTCGTCTCGTTCTGCACTTTTATTCTGAATGTCTAAGGAGCGCGTCATTAAAGACGGAAGTCCGGTGTTTTGCGAACTTGTTCATGACCACTTCCGgtttgtgttttgtaaacaCAAAAAGCCAGAGCATAAGCGGGCACACATAAACCACCTCTTAGTGACGGCTGCAATCTGTGTCACCGACTGTTTTGTCAGCCACCGCGTAGCTCAGCGCCGGACTTTTCCTTCATCGGGAGAGCGGCGTCGCTCCTCCTGCTGTCGCCTGTCCGTCACGCTCTTCTTGGGATGACAACAAAGTctcagctaacagctaactagGCTAACGTGAGGCCAAATCGTTCAAACGTTAGCCAGTGAGCTTAGCGCCTGCTGACGCTTGCTAAGTGTCTTTCACCCCCAGAGCGAAGTGGTCACGCTCATGGTGGTTTCAGTTCAATGGGGAACTGTCTGTTTTCACAAGGTGCGGATGACCTGTCACTGCTGAACGAGTCCGAGGGGGGCAGCCTGCCCGGAGAGCCTCCGCCGCCTTACCAGGTGAGCCGCTGGAACTCAAGATAAATACACTCCAGGGATTGAAGAGCATGTCAGGTAGTTTTAGCATGCCGTTACGAACAAGTCAACTATACACATATTCAGCGTTGGATGATAGAATGTACATTCAGGTTGGGACTGTTAGAGAATGTATCTTAATTTGGAAGTTGGAGTTCTACTTTTATCAGGAACGGACTATCATGGTAGATGTATGGACACACTGTGGAAGTGTAATTATAATAAAGACATTCTATAAACTTTATATTAAAATAAGTCAACCAAATTAAGACGAGATAAAATAATCTTTTATTAATTAAAGACTGTAAGAGGCGTCAGAAATGATAAGATAAGTAAACAATATAAAATATGAGTAAAATTGCCAATGGTTGAATTCATCAAAATTGAATGAAATATTGATCCTAAACAGTTTAGAATGCACTGATATTGCACATGAGTGAACACCAAGACTTAAAccatatcatcatcattacttGTAAAACAGCCATTCTGCTGGTGTTGACAGAAACACGGCTGCATTGCAGTGTCGGACGTCCTCAAAATGACTTTTAAAGCTTACATGATTGGTTTGGAAAACATTGCAAACATTATTAGCTCATAAAATTGGTATATCAGACTCTAATGCAAAGGGAACGTATTGAGTAGACTTGCTTCATAGCtgtcttctcttcctgtttctcaggAGCGCACTCAGCCGCTGCCAGTGTACCATCCCACCCCAGGTGAGAGTCGTCTGGCGTGCCAGCTGACCGAGGAGGAGCAGGTCCGCATTGCCCAGCGAATCGGTCTAATCCAGCACCTGCCCAGGGGCATCTTCGACCCGGGCTCCGACCCCTCTGACAAGAAAGTAAAAGAGTGAGTGCAGAATAGGCAAAACTCATT
Coding sequences within it:
- the rnf11a gene encoding RING finger protein 11a; its protein translation is MGNCLFSQGADDLSLLNESEGGSLPGEPPPPYQERTQPLPVYHPTPGESRLACQLTEEEQVRIAQRIGLIQHLPRGIFDPGSDPSDKKVKECVICMMDFEYSDPIRFLPCLHIYHVDCIDPWLMRSFTCPSCMEPVDAALLSSYETN